In Kitasatospora sp. NBC_00240, the following are encoded in one genomic region:
- a CDS encoding sensor histidine kinase, with amino-acid sequence MASQTPAAHRPAADTQGRSPSERGAGAGTGWTTRRWLRVGVSASLAVLVLLGALGFWVFAHSSAVNNRLVDVSSPALIAAVRLESGLVDQETGIRGYGLTGQSEFLAPYEQGVTQQREAVATLRQLVTGDQGRADLDRVVARAETWQAQVARPVAEASPGSATPTAGRQTAEGKAAFDALREAMTLQQEHLQADRADGRAALRSVRTLRNVVFSAIALIILLLAALVFEGLRRGVTRPLEHLSADAERVARGDFSHPITPTGPADLRQLAAVVEAMRGRLAHELLAKEQARQALDSQAGDLRRSNAELEQFAYVASHDLQEPLRKVASFCQLLQRRYGGSLDARADQYIEFAVDGANRMQTLINDLLAFSRVGRLHASWTPVDLEEVFARTVDSLSIAIADNEAVITHDPLPRISGDATQLGMLLQNLLSNAVKFRSPDRAPRIHLEAVRDGDLWRCAVTDNGIGIDGDFVDKVFVIFQRLHTRDAYPGNGIGLAMCKKIVEFHGGTIEVDLAHTPGTRLAFTLPAEVPTEAPTEPQDAAGAPADGRTEGLLVAPRAEAGRS; translated from the coding sequence ATGGCCAGCCAGACCCCGGCGGCGCACCGCCCCGCCGCCGACACCCAGGGGCGGTCCCCTTCGGAACGAGGCGCCGGGGCGGGCACCGGCTGGACCACCCGCCGCTGGCTGCGCGTCGGGGTGAGCGCCTCGCTGGCGGTCCTCGTCCTGCTCGGAGCCCTGGGATTCTGGGTGTTCGCCCACTCCTCGGCGGTGAACAATCGTCTGGTCGACGTCAGCTCGCCGGCCCTGATCGCGGCCGTCCGGCTGGAATCCGGCCTGGTCGACCAGGAGACCGGCATCCGCGGCTACGGCCTCACCGGGCAGTCCGAGTTCCTCGCCCCCTACGAGCAGGGCGTCACCCAGCAGCGCGAGGCCGTCGCCACGCTCCGGCAGCTGGTCACCGGCGACCAGGGCCGGGCCGACCTCGACCGGGTCGTCGCCCGCGCGGAGACCTGGCAGGCCCAGGTGGCCCGGCCGGTGGCCGAGGCCTCGCCGGGCAGTGCCACGCCGACCGCCGGCCGGCAGACCGCCGAGGGAAAGGCGGCCTTCGACGCGCTGCGCGAGGCGATGACGCTGCAGCAGGAGCACCTGCAGGCCGACCGGGCGGACGGCCGGGCGGCCCTGCGGTCGGTCCGCACCCTGCGCAACGTGGTGTTCAGCGCGATCGCGCTGATCATCCTGCTGCTCGCCGCCCTGGTCTTCGAGGGCCTGCGCCGCGGCGTCACCCGCCCGCTGGAGCACCTGTCGGCCGACGCCGAGCGGGTCGCGCGGGGCGACTTCAGCCACCCGATCACCCCCACCGGCCCCGCCGACCTGCGGCAGCTCGCCGCCGTGGTCGAGGCGATGCGCGGCCGGCTGGCCCACGAACTCCTCGCCAAGGAGCAGGCCCGGCAGGCGCTCGACTCCCAGGCCGGTGACCTGCGGCGCTCCAACGCCGAACTGGAGCAGTTCGCCTACGTGGCCTCGCACGACCTCCAGGAGCCGCTGCGCAAGGTGGCCAGCTTCTGCCAGCTGCTCCAGCGCCGCTACGGCGGCAGCCTCGACGCCAGGGCCGACCAGTACATCGAGTTCGCCGTGGACGGCGCGAACCGGATGCAGACGCTCATCAACGACCTGCTCGCGTTCTCCCGGGTCGGCCGGCTGCACGCGAGCTGGACGCCGGTGGACCTGGAAGAGGTGTTCGCCCGGACCGTCGACTCGCTGAGCATCGCGATAGCGGACAACGAGGCCGTGATCACCCACGACCCGCTGCCCCGGATCAGCGGCGACGCCACCCAGCTCGGCATGCTGCTGCAGAACCTGCTCAGCAACGCCGTCAAGTTCCGCAGTCCGGACCGCGCGCCGCGGATCCACCTGGAGGCGGTGCGCGACGGCGACCTGTGGCGGTGCGCGGTCACCGACAACGGGATCGGCATCGACGGCGACTTCGTGGACAAGGTCTTCGTCATCTTCCAGCGTCTGCACACCCGGGACGCCTACCCCGGCAACGGCATCGGCCTGGCCATGTGCAAGAAGATCGTCGAGTTCCACGGCGGCACCATCGAGGTCGACCTCGCCCACACCCCGGGCACCCGCCTGGCCTTCACCCTGCCCGCAGAGGTGCCCACCGAGGCGCCCACGGAGCCGCAGGACGCCGCCGGGGCCCCGGCGGACGGCCGGACCGAGGGTCTCCTGGTGGCCCCCCGGGCGGAAGCGGGGCGCTCGTGA